A region of the Agrobacterium sp. RAC06 genome:
GGGTGCGGGAATGGTCGGCAGCTCGGCGGGTTATGCGCTGGCGCTGATGGGGCTTGCCAGCGAGATCGTGCTCATCGATCGCAATGAGGCACTCGCCATCGCGCAGGCGGAAGACATTGCCCATGCGGTTCCGTTCATGTCCTCGACCATCGTGAATGCCGGACAGTATCGGGATCTTGAGGGCGCGGGTGTGGTCATCCTCTCCGCCGGTGTGAGCCAGAAACCCGGCGAAACACGCCTCGAGCTTCTGGAGCGCAACGCAGCCGTCTTCCGTTCCGTGCTTGCCGAGGTGTTGCCGGTCGCACCGGATGCGATCCTGCTGATCGCCTCCAACCCTGTCGATATCATGACCCAGATCACCACACGGCTTTCCGGCATCGATCCGCGCCGCGTGATCGGTTCGGGCACCATTCTCGACACCGCGCGTTTCCGCAGTCTCGTCGGCCGCCATCTCGGGATTTCCCCGCAATCGGTGCATGCCTATGTGCTCGGCGAACATGGTGACAGCGAGGTTCTCGCCTGGACGAGTGCCCGTGCAGGCTCCGTCTCTTTGTCCTCTTTCGCCGCCCAGGTCGGCTCGCCGCTGACGGAGGACGTGCGCGCGCAGATCGACGACGGTGTGCGCA
Encoded here:
- a CDS encoding L-lactate dehydrogenase; the protein is MKVGIVGAGMVGSSAGYALALMGLASEIVLIDRNEALAIAQAEDIAHAVPFMSSTIVNAGQYRDLEGAGVVILSAGVSQKPGETRLELLERNAAVFRSVLAEVLPVAPDAILLIASNPVDIMTQITTRLSGIDPRRVIGSGTILDTARFRSLVGRHLGISPQSVHAYVLGEHGDSEVLAWTSARAGSVSLSSFAAQVGSPLTEDVRAQIDDGVRNAAYKIINGKGSTYYGIGAGLARIVKAIARDQRDVLSVSIATPEVAGIRDVALSIPRVVGAEGVVVDLFPDLDDEEYAALNRSASLLKERADAIPL